Genomic DNA from Fusarium keratoplasticum isolate Fu6.1 chromosome 2, whole genome shotgun sequence:
GTTTTGCTGctggtgatcttggccttctgcATCTTCTGCATGTTGTCGGTCCAGACCTGCTTGTACCTTTTGCCATGCTCGTTGTCCTGGCATTCAAGCTGGAATTCGGTACTGAAGACGTTACAGAGCTTGGCACCGTAACCGTTACGGCCACCAAcagtcttcttctcgtcatcatcaaagTTGGAACCAGCCAAAAGGTGGCCGAATACAAGCTCAGGGATGTAGATTTTTTCCTTCTCGTGAATCACGATGGGGATACCCTTTCCGTTGTTCTCCACGCTGATCACTCCAGTAGCGCGGTCAATGTTGATCTTCATGTAGGTCATGGATTTGTCACGCTGCTTGTTGTCGGCTGCGTTGACGAGAATTtcgtcaaagatcttgtAAAGACCAGGAACGAAGGAGACGGGGCGGTACTCCATGAGCGAGGTCTCTTTGTTGTACACCCACATTGATTGCTGGGTCATCTCGACGGATCCAATGTAGGTATCGGGTCGCTTAATGATATGCTCCAGCTGGCTCAGCTTCTGGTATGTTTCGGTAGccgtcttgggcttggtcgtcttgggcttctcagGGGTGTCGATATCCATCGTGTCGTTATCGGGCTCCGTCAACGGAGTACCTGAAGACTTGCTGGATGAAgtgtccttcttctgcttcttggacttgggagGGCTGTCCGAGAAGCCCGATGCATCGCTCATCTGGTCATCGTCGCTCTCGGGCGTGGTGCGCTTCTTGGGCACCGCCTTGGTTTTTAGGGTTGTCTGAACCATCTTTTTGACGTTAGGCCGCGCGGCAGGCTTCCTCACGGCCGGTTTGGCTTTTGATTTCTGGAATTGCGATGTCAGTTACTCGGCCTTTGTTGTGTTGCGATGCGAAagggtggtgttgttgttgtttggcGCGGGCGAAGGCATCGGTGAGGGGAGAGGAAGGCTTTGAATGCGGGCAGCCAGGCAGACTTTGATGCAGCTGACAGGCAGAAGCAGTATTCACGGTAGACTTGATTGACAGTTAAGAAAGGCGCCTAAAATTCACTTACCACCTCGGGGACGTAGCCATCAGACTCGTCGTCGAAGCTGAAGTCGGAAGCCTCCGAATCCATCTTGTTTGCGCTCTTGGGAGCAGAAAAGAACCTAGTAGGAGGGGCCAATAAACAAGGTTTTGACAACGAATGCGACAAAAGTGAGGGTGTTGGTcgacaagacaaagacaatgGACTCAGAAGCAAATGGCGACTCAATCGAATAAAAGGGACCGCTCGCGCGCAAAGTCGCGACAACGAAGGAGAGAAAACTTGATGGGCCAGACTGACAGGGCCTGGGATTAACAGCACACTAGACCGAGTATGTTGTTTTGGCAACAAGGGTCCGACGAGTGTAAACAAACGTGAATGTAGGGGACGCGGCCGTTGATGTGGGGCCGTGTTTTGATGCCTTAGGCGTTTGCTCTGTTGCAAACGCCTGGTCCCGTGACTTGTCACCTGAAGCTGCCTCTCAATGCAACGTACCTTGAGCAGGCATCTTTCCCGTCAGAAGCCTCTTGGAATAAATGAATTTCTACGTCTTGTTCTATGAATGCTACCTCTTCATCATACCCTCTAAATCGATCCTCTAAAAGCGGGCTTTTCGAGTCTAGAAACGCTACTTGGACGTTGCACTCTCCAAGTCTCTCACGAATCACTGCCAGAGACCGAAATTGTTCCCCAGATTACCTACAACAAGTCAGACCCTGGCCCGATCATTTCAAGATTCAATGTTTCTTTCAGTTTGATTACTTTGCAACGTCAATTTCTTCTTTCAGTGGAAGTGTCAACAAACCACCGTTGCCCCTAATCACTCTCACACTCGGCTAGTGCCACACGTTCCACAAGCTTTCCAGAACAGGAGCCTTCCCCATAGAGACGGCGACAACTTGATAATATCGGAAGTTGGCTCTCTGTGGGCCAGTCTTCCCGCGGTCGCTTATTCCTTGAAACGAGCCTGTCAAGCTCGAAGTCAGACATGCACCGGTCTCGTCTTGGATGAGCGGGCCGAGTCTGGATGTACAACCCTCCCTCAGTGGACTGTCGCCCTCCCCAACGAGGCGTGTGTTGCCTGGATAGAGACGCCATTCCTTGCTAATTCTCCTGGTTCCACCGTCTTCGAGATTAGCTTGGCTGAGGCTGGCCGTATCACCTCCGTGGGACTGAACGAGGTCCGGCCGTTGCCCTGAGGCCAGTCTGACTTGGTCAGCCGTTGTGCAGGGCGCGTCCTCTACATCATGTACCCGTTAAGCTTCATTTCCTTCTGTGTGGTACTAAAGTGCGGGTCTAGGTCGTCGATCACTCTACGCACCTAGTCGTCCAACTCGTCGTTCCTCGAAGCGTCCAAAGTCTCGACAGCGATGTGCCTGTTCTGCAAACCTCTCGTGACACACTTGATACCAAAAGACTCGGGTTTTGCATATTAGCTGCAAGTAGATTTGGCCATGGTCTGGCAAATCGCCACTTTTGAAACCAGGCCTTCTACCTCCCCACCACTTTGTCCTGAAAGGAGCTGTCCAACGCAGCACGTACGGACATGGCGGCACATGCGATGTACTCTCACAGCACCACAGGACCTACTACAAAGGGGAAATGGCAGAATGCTCCGAATTCGATGCAGGGAGCCGGTGGGCGCCTCCAGTTGCACTTTGCGTGAAAGTAGTGACAGTTCctcgccttggcctcccGCTGTCCCACATCGATATCGTGTACAATCATCTGAAACTATGCCTTGAGACTCAGAAGCTTCTGCCCACATACAGGTCCCGAGGTGTGGAAGCAGTTGTTGCCGAATCCGTGTACAGCTCGGCCCGATGAGCTCACCAGATGATCAAACATGACGGGTCTCTATCATCTGGCGGGGAGCTCATCTGCGGCAACAAACTGACAGTGACTAACCCAGACAGACAGTGCCAAATTAGCCCAAAGCTGCACGCCGCGACGGTGTTCTATCGGGACATATCCTTGTCAGCCGTTGCCGCAGCTTCTTCCCTTTCCTGGCGCCTCTGGGCGTGGCTGGTGGCTGCGGTTGAATTGCACCATCACCAATCGAGCAAGAAGCTTGGATGAAGAGCAAGAGAGCCGAACCCGGAGCTGTGTCGCTGCCCGAGCCGTCGGTTGGTCGCATCAGATATGATCCATTTCGCCAGAGCCAGTATTGACATTTCTGCCAGGGGTCACTGACTCGAACAATGTCGGTCGAGCTGGATGCCATTGCGAACTGATCGAGGCAATTGGGGCGACCGAAGGCTCCTTGCTGGGCAGGCCCTACCTGACGCCTTCATGACTGATGATGCAGCCTACTGCAGCAGCTCGCAACAGAGGGCGGCTTGGCGAGATGATTGCCCAAGAAGCATGCAACATGGCGACCTTGGGCACCATAGACCTACTGACTTGGCCGCGCGGGCCTAGCAATCCCCAGGAGCTGAGGGGCGGGCGTATCGGGCATGGACTTGTGTTCCCTCGGACATTTTTTCTTGTGCCTGTACTCCTAACAGCTCGTGTGGGTATCAAGGGCCGGCAACATGACAGGCCTCCTTTCAGTCTCTCCCAGGGAGCTCCTTAGGGAGAAGCCAGCAAACCGACTTCTGGAAGACTCATCGAACCTCACCAGACAAAAGTCTACCGGTGTAGGATGCAACGGCTATGCACAGCCCTTTTGCACAGGGGGCGGCAACCTGTTGGGTAGCGCGGTCCGGTCATAACAAACCGGAGCCAAGTCATGCTGCGACTGGCTGCGTTGGGAGAAGGATCTGATAGGGTCTTCGGCAACGTCAATCACCAGCCTGTCTCAGCAAAGAAGTGCCCTTCGTAGCTGTCAGTTGTCATACGGACACGTGGGGCGACTCGAGCAAGGTCGGGGGGAGTGTTGAGATTAAGGCGGGCTTCTCAGTGGCAGCAGGACCGTCATTCTTTGTTGCACAGGCTTCAGAAAACGGACTGGGGTAGAGGGTCCTGGACGATGTGGTATGCAGGCAGCCGTCGGCGCTTCAGTTTTGCCAAAACCTCGTGGGGCGGGCTCAAACAGGGCGAAACAGCTAGTTTGCGGTCTGGGGTCACCCATATTTGCGCTTCTGGGCTTTATTTGCTGTTCCCGCCGACTCCGTGGGCATCACGTCCGTCTTGGGAGGGAGGCGAGCTGTCGAGATGGCTTATTGAGACGGCACGGTGTTCAGGACGGCCGGACGACCCTCTGCGAGGTTCGGCTCCAGAGATACATTGCGGGAGTGTAACGAATAGCAGGGCGTGAGGGCTGAGCCAACCACCCCCAGTTCTGCACCCCCTGCCGCAGTTTCTCTGGTCTCTGATGTTTATGCGGAGAAGACGGCCTGGAAGCATATGGGGGGAGCTGTTTGATAAAGCGGGACTCTGGGGATTCACGCGCAGCTCTCGGAAGCGACTGGGAGAAACCTCAACAGTGGGACAGACCGCGTCTCTGGCCATCAAACCAACCCTCTTGAACCCTCGTCATTGCTTTTGTCACCAAGGCTCCAACTTGAGCCCTCTCTCTTTCAGTCGCTCGGCGTTGCCTTGCCCCCTTTGACGGCCTCGTCATCTATCACTTGGTGGCTTTGCCTAGTAGACAAGGCGGTGGAAGTTGGTAAACGGAGCCCTCTCCCCTGAGAGGTTGAGCCTCACGTCCAGAACAAAGAAATCTTGACCGGGGAACGGGGCCGTGACCGACTTTTTGGAGTTGCAGATGCCTTTCACGCAGGCGCCCTGAGTTGCTGAGCCTGACCGACCCAGGGTTCCTTGTTCATCGTCATCTCAGCGCAGCAAGCTAGGTGTCTGTCAGGCGCGAGACTACGCTCTCTCAGCGGCGCGTGTTTGTCAAGCTGAGGAGTGACTTGAGGCGAGGAGTTTCCACTAGTTGTTGCGTTGCGACTTGTCTGTCCTTCCCTGCAGACCGGAAGTAGGTATATCACGGCCGCTGCCCGCCGTACCCTCCAAACCACCTGGGTTCATCCACCCTTCTACGACCAGTCCCTTGTCTCTTGCATGCTGCGGacctcttctttgcctctCGAATCGCGGCTTCTGGGAAATCTGACAAACTTGGCTGGCTTCCATTATGCTCTCACTCAAGACTCTCCTCAACCCAGCCCCTCCCGGCCAGGATGGCCCCCTTTCCTTCCGCCCAAGTCCTACGCCCCCGTCTCCGACGTTTTCTGCTGCCACGGACACCTCGAACTCGGCGCTGAATCGTTCGATAATGCCTCCTATCCGAGTGTCCAAGGACTCTGGGGGCCTAGCCAAGTCGAAGCTGCGAGGCCAGGTCAACTACCCCCCTTTCGAGAAcaacctcgacgagctgTCTCTCCGAGAGATGCGCAAGTTCAGAGTCAAGCCCCTCGGGGGCATCCAACAGAATTGCCTTCACATCCCTTACAACAgcggcaagaaggacttCTTTGAGAAGACGGGACGAGAGAGCTTCGAAGGTATGTTACTCGAGATGGGCATTGATGTTGGCTGCTAACGATCCAGTCTTTCGATACGAATTCACTCTCCCTGGCCAGGACACCGAGTATGCTGTGATGTGGGATTACAACGTCGGCCTTGTACGCATGACTCCCTTTTTCAAGTGTTGTCGATATGGAAAGGTCAGCATCCTGATGCCACAACGCTCTCGCAGCATGGGCTAACGAGATCTAGACGATACCAGCCAAAATGCTGGGTCTCAACCAGGGTCTCAAGGAGATCACGCACAGTATTACAGGTGGCTCCATAGCTGCTCAAGGTATGTTCTCGCTGGTGAGGAGGTGTTGATGGCGCTGACTTTTGTGGAAGGCTACTGGATGCCGTATCAGTGCGCCAGAGCCGTCTGCGCGACATTCTGCTATGAGGTCGCCGGAGCTCTCATCCCCATCTTTGGCCCATCGTTCCCCTCGGATTGTGTCCCTCGCGACTCGCAAGGGTTTGGCCGGATGGTCATCGACTCGCAGATTGTTGTCGAAGCCGCTCGCGAGGCCGACATCGCTCGACGCATGCATTTGAACGCCGCTGCCCCTGTCTTTGGCGCTGCTACCAGCTTTCCTAGAGATAACAGCGCCCATCAGACCATGTATGCCCCTGAAGAACGCAAGCATCGCTTTCCGTCGCGCATAGTATGCAACCCTCCGTGGGTGCCGGAAAACGATACCGACCACCACTTCATGTCGGCCCCTAACTCTGCGTCGAGCACCGGGTCGGGACCTCTTACATACATGGTGGCATCACACCCAAACTCGAGCTGGGCTCCGATCAACCACTCGAGCCCGCAGACAGACTATGCGTCCCCTCATCCGTGGCTGAGTGCCGTGCCGCGTATCCCGCCCTTGCTGCACCGGTCTAACCTTTCCACTTCGTCCTGGGGCTCCAAGCGACGACTCGAACACGAGGATTGGGACTACAACTACAGCTACAGAGACAGTGCTAGTCCCAACCTGAGCATGTGCTCTGTAGTTCCAGCCTCCACCCCCGAGGGTAGCCCCGCCAGgcagagagaagaaaaggtcGAGCTACAACCCAGAACCGACAACTCGCAGCAAGACGCCGCCATGCTGCTCCTCAACCTGTGCAAGCGGGACCAGGAGTCCCCTGCTATGGGATCGCTCAGATCGGTACACAGAGACTCTGCGCTCAGGGATGAGCATCGAAGCAAGAGACAGCGGGCGACATCTCTCTGATTTGCACTTGTCGGCGTTGAGAGGACTATCATCGTAATGGAGAGCTTGGGATATATGACCAATAGCGAATAGAATGGACTAGCTCGGGCAGGTGTTTTTAGGAAAAGTTTGGTTCTTGTCTTTGAATGCTTGGATACTGCAGATGCATATAACTTACACATGGACTGGTTAATTTAGCAATCGCAACTCTTCTTTTGTAGTTGATCTTTTTCATCTTCAAGTCATAAACACATGTACTTTTCTTTAATCTATCGCCCAGATCTAGCTCGcctcgcccttctcggcCGCCCTCTTGGCCTTATGCTCCTTGGCCCACGACtccgccttgtccttgggcaCGACAAAGATCCTCACAACCTCATCCacgacctcgaccttgcccGTTCCCAGAAGCTTCAGCAGCGACACCCTCTTGCCCATCTTGAGGAGACCTCCCTCGCGGGTCTCGACAAAGGCCTCGACGCCCTGCAGCGTGTacttgccctccttgtcccACGGCAGCGGGAAGACATAGCCCAGGTGGTCCTCCAGCGTGTGCGTCTCTTCAAacgccttgacaaagtccGACTCGAGGTCCAGCGGGTACAGGAACACGGTCGGGAACGCCAGCGCGCTGCGAGGGTCGTCCGGGTCCGGGACCAGTGCTATCCCCGCATCTTCCATCTCGGGCGGCTGCGAAGTCGTGCGGGTGGGGATGTTGCGGGCTCGGAGGGCCGCCTTGACGAGCATCTCGCGGCGCTTCTCCTTTGCGACGCGCTCGGCTTCCTTCTTGCGGCGGGcgtcaatctccttggcgcgcttgatgatgtcgtcagCTACCCCGCGGAGGGAGGCGTTGGACTCGTCGAGGGAGAGGCCGCGGGCGCACACAtcgtcggcctcctcgatgcGATCCACGGCGAGAAGGGCACGGGCGCTGCGGTAGTAGGCCTTGAGGTTGCGAGGGTTAAGACGCAGAGCGGCAGCGCAGTCGAGCCAGCAGCTGCGGTAGTTCTTGACTGCAAGGTGGCATGCTGCGCGGTTGACGTAGAGCGTCTCAAGGGTGCTCTTCTGCTTGgcgatctcctcctcagagTCCTCCTCTCCGTCAGGGTTCTTGGTCACCTCTCCTCTTGCGCGCTTGCGCTCCTCTCCAGCCAGGATAGCGATACCCTTTCCGTAAAACTCCTTTGCGTCGACGTACCCTCGCACCTTGAAGCACTCGTTGCCACGCTCCTTGAAGTCGACTCCGTTCTCCAGCGGCGTGCCCTCATATGCAAGAGCCTGCAGGGCAGCAATATCGTCATTTTCCCCCTCAGCAGCGTCCAGGTCCGTCATGAACAGCGGCGACTTGTTGAGATCCTCCCAAACCTCATCAACCGTCTTGCCGCTGGCGATGGTGTGTGCGGGCGGGAGCTGAGGTTTAGTGGCCTCGGAGTCCGGCGTGGGCTCCGAGACCTTGAGGGACTCGTCCATCTTTTCTGTGATCTCCTCAATCTTCATCTTTTGTGTGTGATGCGATGTTATCTTCCTTCCCCTTGGTGGTTTGTTCGTGTCATTGGTGGTTACGTTGATGGTGCTAAAAATTGAGCCTTCTCCAACTTTCTGTGGGTGGCGAAAATCTTATTGGGCATTGACCGAAATATCGGAACTCCAGACCAGATGGAATAGTCTGCATATTGTATGAGTTAGCAAACTCGTTCCAAAGGTTTAACTAGTTTCTAGAAAATCAGAATCATTTTAAGGGCGTAATTTAGACAATTTAACTCAAGACATTTGGAGTTGTCTCGCTCCCAACCACTTACGATGAGACTTGGGCCACAACAACTGTGATTAACTCTGATATTGATCTCTATTCCCAAAACAACCTAAGTAAACCGTCATAAATAGTACCTTTTTCTAATAGCCGCCCTTTTTCTAGACCCCAAGACATCCGAATGTCgaaatactttttttatagTCCATCTCAAAACGCCCACAGATCCAGCCCGCCCAAACACAACGCTGCCAACCTATCTATACCCAGGGGATATCCGACAAAAAGGGGAAAACAAAATAAACCTGACCGTCTAGAgcttttttgcttttttgaGACGTGAAAGAAAACCGAAAGCCACGACGCCATACGTGTCGcttgaaaaaaaaaatggcAAAAACAATACTTGCTTGCGCAAGTTGAGCAATCTCGGAGTTGGTATAAGTGTGTCATCGGTTCATGTCGACCACCAAATGAGTCCAGTCACGAGCAATCATCATCCGCTCTTCACTCCGAGTCGTAAAACTCAACCTCGGTGACAGTGACAGTCGTGTTCTGTTTGTGAGGCACAGAGGGAGTCTCCTCGGTAGGCTCCTCGTTCTTCTGACGGGGAACATAGAAACACTGGATGGCTCCGAAAACAGCAGCAATGGCACTTCCATACCAGGCAAGGGCAGAGCAGTCAAACTTGCTGCCCAAGCTCCAGAGGTAGCCGGCGATGGGAGGAGCGATCATTCGGCAGGCTGCGCCGGCACTAGCAGCAAGTCCGTTGACCTTACCCAGGGCGCTAGGGGCGGGAGtggcctccttgatgaggatCATGAGGAGGGGGtagaggatgatggagagaatGTTGCGGACGATGAGGCAACAGTAGATGGCAGGGTAGACGAGAGCCTCAgggacgagaagaagcatCGGCATTAGCATATAGGCGATGGGGTGGAGAATAGTGACGGCGATGAACAGGCGGTAGGTGCCAAACTTGTTAGCCGCCCaggggaagatgaagagctgGATGCACAGGGCGATGCCGCCATCCACAGCCAAGATCATGCCCACGTTGCGAAGAGTCAGTCCCAGGCCGCCGGGAGAGTAGAAtgggaagatggaggcagaGTGGAGCATTTCGATGGCAACTGCGCGCTTCTCTTCGAAAAAGATGGGCAAGAGATGATCAAACGTCATGGAGTGGTAGGTGAAGATGGACAAGGCGACGATGAAACCAACAACACGGCGGTTCCAGACCTTGAAAGAGGACACGGGcacctccttctcatcctcgacaagcaGGGGGTCCCAATCCTCGCTGGGGGTCTCGATAGCACCATATGTCTCGGGCTGGGCATCCGTAGTGGGGATCAGAGCAGTCTCCTCTGTGACATCGTTTTCAGGCTCAGCAGGCTGGACGGGCTTGGGCTGCATATCAGGGTGGGTTTCcacaagaaggaagaaacCTAGCACAATGCTCACGAGAAGCAGTCCGGAGCAGATGAGGTTGGGGAGCAGATATGGGAATCGCTGGAACAGGCTGCCGGTGGGGAACGTCTCGGGCCACGACTGGTGGGGGTTCGCAAACAGTCCTCCTATCGAAGGACCGATAATAGTACCGATACTCCATACGAAGGGCATAATGGAGAATGCGCGAGCTGTATCATTGCTATTAGTCCATGCGAGACTCATGCGTGAAAGAGGCATCTTGGGGGTATCATGTGGCTCTTAAAGTCACTTGAGGCCTCAGGCTGAAAACACCACACCTTCGCTCTCACCATCGTTTCACGGCCTCAGAGATAATGTCGTGACGGGGAGTAAACTTACGCTCATGCTCTCGCTTTCTAATAAGCTCGCCTACCATTGTTTGGATAACACCGATGTTACTAGTTTCACGTCAGTGAGCGCTCTCAATGGCTTCAAAGAATCAACGTACCCGTTGAGCAAACCACCCAGGCACCGTCCAAACAGAGCAACCCAGAAGTTTGATGCGAGTCCTACGGTCAACATCGAAATGATAGTACCCCCAGACCCGATGATAAGCACAGGCTTGCGCCCTATTCGGTCAGAGAGAGCACCCCAGTACATTCCCatggcagcctcggcgagagagaaggctgagatgaGGATTCCTGAGTAGACCGAGGCTTGGGATTCGTCGCCAATCTGAAAGTCCTTGACAAGAGCCCAGGCGTAGGGAAAGATGGATGTCAAGGCAATGGGTTCTGCCAATCGGACAATTGCTGGACAGTAACTGTTAGCAACTCTCTCGCA
This window encodes:
- a CDS encoding HTH APSES-type domain-containing protein, which encodes MLSLKTLLNPAPPGQDGPLSFRPSPTPPSPTFSAATDTSNSALNRSIMPPIRVSKDSGGLAKSKLRGQVNYPPFENNLDELSLREMRKFRVKPLGGIQQNCLHIPYNSGKKDFFEKTGRESFEVFRYEFTLPGQDTEYAVMWDYNVGLVRMTPFFKCCRYGKTIPAKMLGLNQGLKEITHSITGGSIAAQGYWMPYQCARAVCATFCYEVAGALIPIFGPSFPSDCVPRDSQGFGRMVIDSQIVVEAAREADIARRMHLNAAAPVFGAATSFPRDNSAHQTMYAPEERKHRFPSRIVCNPPWVPENDTDHHFMSAPNSASSTGSGPLTYMVASHPNSSWAPINHSSPQTDYASPHPWLSAVPRIPPLLHRSNLSTSSWGSKRRLEHEDWDYNYSYRDSASPNLSMCSVVPASTPEGSPARQREEKVELQPRTDNSQQDAAMLLLNLCKRDQESPAMGSLRSVHRDSALRDEHRSKRQRATSL
- a CDS encoding Wheel domain-containing protein yields the protein MKIEEITEKMDESLKVSEPTPDSEATKPQLPPAHTIASGKTVDEVWEDLNKSPLFMTDLDAAEGENDDIAALQALAYEGTPLENGVDFKERGNECFKVRGYVDAKEFYGKGIAILAGEERKRARGEVTKNPDGEEDSEEEIAKQKSTLETLYVNRAACHLAVKNYRSCWLDCAAALRLNPRNLKAYYRSARALLAVDRIEEADDVCARGLSLDESNASLRGVADDIIKRAKEIDARRKKEAERVAKEKRREMLVKAALRARNIPTRTTSQPPEMEDAGIALVPDPDDPRSALAFPTVFLYPLDLESDFVKAFEETHTLEDHLGYVFPLPWDKEGKYTLQGVEAFVETREGGLLKMGKRVSLLKLLGTGKVEVVDEVVRIFVVPKDKAESWAKEHKAKRAAEKGEAS